The nucleotide sequence GGTCGACAGCGCCAGTTCCACGGCCCTGCTGGAGTGCTTCTTGAATAGATCAAAGTTGTCGCTGAAGCGTTTATAATCATTCTGCATCCCGGGAGAAAAATTGACAGCAGGGCCACTGACCCGGTCCCAGGTTTGATCAAGATTCTCCCTGCTTGCAGCTTCCTGCTCCCTGAGTGCCGAGATATCATTGAGTCCGAGTGCCGTCTCCTGCGCAAAAAGTGCCTGATAGGCATCTCTGTCGGCATTCAGTATGGTGGCGTAATCTGTCTGTATCTGATTAAGATGGGAAATATCCGTCTTGATTACGTTAAAAGACAAAAGTCCTATAGTCAGAATGATAAGGATGCCCAGAATGGGAATGCCTGTAATGAATGCAAATTTGTTTCTTAACTTCATTTTGATTTAACTCCTTGCTACCGTTTTGAAAAAATAACAAATATTTCAAGAATGCTATTATAATCATAATCGATTTTCGGGGGGACGGGGGGGTATTATTAGAAATTCTCGCTTTTTTTAACATTTTTAATTTATCAGATTATTTTCAACTTTTCCATGTGCTGAATCAGCTTGATCACTTCCTGCAGCGGGGTAATCACTGCCCGGGCGAGCATCTCTCCCAGAAGAGTATGTTTGCCGCAGAAGTGTATTTCCGGACCGGTGCCGGAAAATACCAGATGGGAGTCTGTACCCGTCCCGGAGGCCGGTTCCCCGGATATCCGGCTTTTCACTCCGCAGTTTGTCACCGCCCAGCTACGGGCATCTGTCACCATCATAAGAGCCTCACAGAGAGCCGCCTCAGAAAGGCGGGCATTTGTACCGGCAATGATATTGATTGTTCCCAGTCCGGCTCTGTGAGCCTCCAGATCTCTGTAGTCGGCTCTATCCCCGGGGGCTCTGGCATT is from Oceanispirochaeta sp. and encodes:
- a CDS encoding adenosylcobinamide amidohydrolase, whose protein sequence is MEYGIIPFPELEISYHCKEDHARIDFSNPVEALSSALYHGGRQTISHVLNMKVTHNIADDYKGYESPHTTLENKARKLGLSPDFAGLMTSASMKSFRFYSETEGDLGVFCCLTAGLTNARAPGDRADYRDLEAHRAGLGTINIIAGTNARLSEAALCEALMMVTDARSWAVTNCGVKSRISGEPASGTGTDSHLVFSGTGPEIHFCGKHTLLGEMLARAVITPLQEVIKLIQHMEKLKII